GAGGCCAGGAACACCACCGTCGCCGCGATGTCCTCCGCCTCGCCGATGCGGTGCAGCGGGGTGGCGGCCTCCATCTTCTCCTTCAGCTCCGGGTTGCCGACCACGATCTCCAGCGCCGACGTCGCCACCGAACCCACCGAGATCGCGTTCACCCGCACCCGCGGCGCGAGGTCCGCCGCCGCCAGGCGCGTGTAGTGGGCCAGAGCCGCCTTCGCCGTTCCGTACGCCGCGAAGCCGCGGCCGGACAGCCGGCCCATCACCGACGAGATGTTGACGATCGAGCCGCCCGACTCCACCAGGGATGGTGCCGCCGCCACCGTGAGCGCGTGCGCCGTCGCCACGTTGAAGCGGAACGCCTCCTCCATGAACTCCGCGGTCGTCTCCAGCAGGGGCCGCGGGTACGTGCCGCCGACGTTGTTGACCACCAGGTCGAGCCGGCCGAACTCCGCCACCGCCGTCGAGGCCAGCGCCGCGGCCGCGGCCGGGTCGGAGAGGTCGACGGGAACGGGAACAGCACGGCGGCCCGCGGCGGAAACCCGCGAGGCGACCTCCGCGAGCTGGGATTCGGTGCGGGAGGCGATGACCACGTCGGCGCCCGCTTCGGCGAGGGCCACGGCCGTGGCCGCGCCGATCCCTCGTCCCGCGCCGGTGATCACCGCGACCTGGTCGGTGAGCTTGAACCGATCGAGGATCATGCGGCGAAATGTAACACGTTCTAGTGAGCGGCCACACAATCCCGGCGTGCCGCGTCGGGCCCGTCACGTTAGGCTTGACGAGAGTTTCCGGGCCGTATACTTAGCAGAGCGAACTACCGGGAACCCATCAGGAACTACGTCGTTCCACGCAGCCAGATCGTTACCGTCCGACGTCGCTCGGGGCGCTCTGAACAGGTGCTGGCATGTTTCCCAGGTGTTAAAGTCGCGCTAACAAGCGGGCCATCGTCGTCCCGTGCGCTCCCCGGCCGGTA
This genomic window from Amycolatopsis mongoliensis contains:
- a CDS encoding SDR family oxidoreductase; protein product: MILDRFKLTDQVAVITGAGRGIGAATAVALAEAGADVVIASRTESQLAEVASRVSAAGRRAVPVPVDLSDPAAAAALASTAVAEFGRLDLVVNNVGGTYPRPLLETTAEFMEEAFRFNVATAHALTVAAAPSLVESGGSIVNISSVMGRLSGRGFAAYGTAKAALAHYTRLAAADLAPRVRVNAISVGSVATSALEIVVGNPELKEKMEAATPLHRIGEAEDIAATVVFLASRAGGYVTGKILEVDGGLQTPNLELGLPDLG